A single region of the Streptomyces sp. NBC_01262 genome encodes:
- a CDS encoding MFS transporter: MAAAAGRLRTAFAGGPLSVRDFRLLLSGQIASTIGDYCYAVALPWLILSGDGGTVLLGTVLACYGIPRVVTIPLGGVVADRFGGRRVMLAADAARAVAVGILAVLALAGTPTLAQLAPIAVVLGASSGIFIPASYTVLPTLLEKDDLGRGNAVSTMVNQVGGLLGPTAGGALVAFFGAWPALAVDAASFVVSAVVLFRMRPRPDAVSDSPPAQADAAPGNVAAGPTFGELLRKGRLLHVVLVIALICNLAYNGTIEVALPELAHQGMGAAGYGVLLTCLSLGGLTGSLVAARVRTARSPAYLFAVLAVLMGAALAATPFAGGLVGAAVSVCLYAAASGWQNIVAVTMLQVWTPPALIGRVMSLVMLAVMGTFPISVAVAGFGVRHLGAAPFFPVAGGAIALAVLGGLTQKTFRGYRSGDDYAQTAQPAPADPFGLSASAAPAATGPEAPAPEDQPHEQPLQRTRLLGGPAVRSTHQWHDTSQESQG, translated from the coding sequence GTGGCAGCAGCCGCAGGCAGGTTACGTACGGCTTTCGCCGGCGGGCCGTTGTCGGTACGCGACTTCCGGTTGCTGCTCAGCGGGCAGATCGCGTCGACGATCGGGGACTACTGCTATGCCGTAGCCCTGCCATGGCTGATCCTGTCCGGCGACGGGGGCACCGTTCTACTCGGCACGGTGCTCGCCTGCTACGGCATCCCACGGGTCGTCACCATTCCGCTGGGCGGTGTGGTGGCCGACCGCTTCGGCGGCCGCCGCGTGATGCTGGCCGCCGACGCGGCTCGGGCCGTCGCCGTCGGCATCCTGGCCGTGCTGGCCCTCGCGGGGACGCCGACCCTGGCGCAGCTGGCCCCCATCGCGGTGGTGCTGGGCGCCAGTTCCGGAATCTTCATTCCCGCCTCGTACACCGTCCTGCCCACGCTGCTGGAGAAGGACGACCTCGGCCGGGGCAACGCCGTGTCCACCATGGTGAACCAGGTCGGCGGCCTCCTCGGGCCGACCGCAGGCGGCGCCCTGGTCGCTTTCTTCGGGGCCTGGCCGGCGCTGGCGGTCGACGCCGCGTCCTTCGTGGTGTCGGCCGTGGTGCTCTTCCGGATGCGCCCCCGCCCGGACGCAGTAAGCGACTCCCCGCCCGCGCAGGCCGACGCCGCGCCCGGCAATGTCGCCGCAGGGCCGACCTTCGGCGAACTGCTGCGCAAAGGACGGCTGCTGCACGTCGTTCTGGTGATCGCGCTCATCTGCAACCTGGCCTACAACGGCACGATCGAGGTCGCCCTGCCCGAACTGGCACACCAGGGCATGGGCGCCGCGGGCTACGGCGTGCTGCTGACCTGCCTGAGCCTCGGCGGACTGACCGGTTCACTGGTGGCGGCCCGGGTACGGACGGCGCGGTCGCCCGCGTACCTCTTCGCCGTGCTCGCGGTCCTCATGGGCGCCGCCCTGGCGGCCACGCCGTTCGCCGGCGGGCTGGTCGGCGCCGCGGTGAGCGTCTGCCTCTACGCCGCGGCCAGCGGGTGGCAGAACATCGTCGCGGTGACCATGCTCCAGGTGTGGACGCCGCCGGCCCTCATCGGCCGGGTCATGAGCCTGGTGATGCTCGCGGTGATGGGCACCTTCCCGATCTCCGTCGCGGTGGCCGGATTCGGGGTCCGTCACCTCGGCGCGGCGCCCTTCTTCCCGGTCGCGGGCGGGGCCATCGCGCTGGCCGTCCTGGGCGGCCTCACCCAGAAGACTTTCCGCGGCTACCGGTCGGGCGACGACTACGCCCAGACGGCCCAACCAGCCCCGGCCGACCCTTTCGGCCTCTCAGCGTCGGCAGCACCAGCCGCCACTGGACCGGAGGCACCCGCGCCCGAGGACCAGCCCCATGAACAGCCCCTACAGCGCACCCGGCTACTCGGTGGCCCGGCCGTTCGCTCCACGCATCAGTGGCACGACACCAGTCAGGAGTCACAGGGATGA
- a CDS encoding flavoprotein: MTDPATRTPADGAGGGTGSNTAPRRVLFGVCGSGNVLALPQYLMALRAGLDIHVRIVMTRSAAALVPATTLRLVCEEVFCDGQDELTVGHVSLATWAERFVVLPATANMLGQAAHGLASGLLSSALLAYEYPVLFFPSMNRRMWERRPVRRNVAQLRADGHVVVEPVPVPAWQIATQDLQTNCGLPAPATVSAMVGEFCRLPVTPLDPAAA, encoded by the coding sequence ATGACGGACCCGGCCACCCGGACCCCGGCGGACGGGGCCGGCGGCGGGACCGGCAGTAATACCGCTCCGCGCCGCGTGCTGTTCGGCGTGTGCGGCTCGGGCAACGTGCTGGCGCTGCCGCAGTACCTCATGGCGCTCCGGGCCGGCCTGGACATCCACGTCCGCATCGTCATGACCCGCTCCGCCGCGGCTCTCGTACCCGCCACGACCCTGCGGCTGGTGTGCGAGGAGGTGTTCTGCGACGGGCAGGACGAGCTGACCGTCGGCCATGTCTCCCTCGCCACCTGGGCCGAACGCTTCGTGGTGCTGCCCGCCACCGCCAACATGCTCGGCCAGGCGGCGCACGGGCTCGCCTCCGGGCTGCTCAGTTCCGCGCTGCTCGCGTACGAGTACCCCGTGCTGTTCTTCCCCAGCATGAACCGACGGATGTGGGAGCGGCGGCCGGTGCGCCGCAATGTGGCGCAGTTGCGGGCTGACGGGCACGTCGTCGTGGAGCCGGTGCCGGTTCCCGCCTGGCAGATCGCCACGCAGGACCTGCAGACGAACTGCGGCCTGCCTGCGCCCGCGACCGTCTCCGCGATGGTGGGCGAGTTCTGCCGCCTCCCCGTCACCCCGCTCGATCCCGCGGCCGCATGA
- a CDS encoding radical SAM protein — MTEQVSRYLVLSDSTYTDGTGVRVRLAYSTRTATVVAVDAPTAQALEAGDAAAMTPAWRAVLRGTEALVPAGEQELTAVLDRNRRASGDRSAVQIALLPTSYCNMGCAYCGQQHTRGGLSRTHRSQVRDRVLRAIDAPATRSLRLDWFGAEPMMGYAVIRDLAPQFVRAAAERGIAYSSFLVTNGSLLTEEKVDTLIRACGVSHFEITVDGPPEIHNTHRPLKSGRGSFWKIVRSVQAAVQEPEFRSTHFTFRTNVDTHNQDSIPRYIELMAELGFDQPNVSFSIVPVHSWGNDVSDIEVSKKNFADLEMTWMRLLLRYGLNVQLLPNAVKKVVCPATTTSAEIISSTGNIFSCSEYPLVPDAERNLPLVHIDHAGPGPGRPLGPFDGWNDDIEQGKSWCTGCVFMPTCGGSCPKAWSEGHPPCPSYKFNFQGRLDLVAAQCGLRPAVGEAAGAR; from the coding sequence GTGACGGAGCAGGTGAGCCGCTACCTGGTGCTGAGCGACAGCACGTACACCGACGGAACCGGCGTCCGCGTGCGTCTGGCCTACAGCACCCGGACCGCGACGGTGGTGGCGGTCGACGCCCCCACGGCCCAGGCGCTGGAGGCCGGGGACGCCGCCGCCATGACGCCCGCCTGGCGGGCCGTGCTGCGGGGCACCGAGGCTCTCGTTCCGGCCGGCGAGCAGGAGCTGACCGCCGTGCTCGACCGCAACCGGCGTGCCTCCGGGGACCGTTCGGCGGTCCAGATCGCCCTGCTGCCGACCTCCTACTGCAACATGGGGTGCGCCTACTGCGGCCAGCAGCACACCCGCGGCGGTCTGTCGCGCACCCACCGCAGCCAGGTCCGCGACCGGGTCCTGCGGGCGATCGACGCACCGGCCACCCGGAGCCTGCGCCTGGACTGGTTCGGTGCCGAGCCGATGATGGGCTACGCGGTCATCCGCGACCTGGCACCGCAGTTCGTCCGGGCCGCGGCGGAACGCGGAATCGCCTATTCCTCATTTCTGGTCACCAACGGATCACTGCTCACCGAGGAAAAGGTGGACACCCTCATACGCGCGTGCGGGGTATCCCATTTCGAGATCACTGTCGACGGCCCACCCGAGATTCACAACACGCACCGACCACTCAAGAGCGGACGGGGTTCTTTCTGGAAGATCGTCCGGTCGGTACAGGCCGCGGTCCAGGAACCCGAATTCCGGTCCACGCACTTCACCTTCCGCACAAACGTGGATACGCACAACCAGGACAGCATCCCTCGCTACATCGAGCTGATGGCCGAACTCGGATTCGACCAGCCGAACGTCTCCTTCTCGATCGTCCCGGTGCACTCATGGGGCAACGACGTATCCGACATCGAGGTGTCGAAGAAGAATTTCGCCGACCTGGAGATGACCTGGATGCGGCTCCTGCTGCGGTACGGCCTGAACGTGCAGCTGCTGCCGAACGCCGTGAAGAAGGTCGTATGCCCGGCGACCACGACCTCGGCGGAGATCATCAGCAGCACCGGCAACATCTTCTCGTGCAGCGAGTACCCTCTGGTCCCCGACGCCGAACGGAACCTCCCGTTGGTCCACATCGACCACGCGGGCCCCGGCCCCGGGCGCCCACTGGGCCCGTTCGACGGCTGGAACGACGACATCGAGCAGGGCAAAAGCTGGTGCACCGGCTGCGTCTTCATGCCGACCTGCGGAGGCTCCTGCCCCAAGGCCTGGTCGGAGGGGCATCCGCCCTGCCCCAGCTACAAGTTCAACTTCCAGGGCCGACTGGACCTGGTCGCCGCCCAGTGCGGTCTGCGACCCGCAGTCGGCGAAGCCGCCGGCGCCCGGTGA
- a CDS encoding aroma-sacti cluster domain-containing protein, with protein sequence MSHEPLEALRSAGTPVDLLSASEREVFASLSPDEVSVLGSIQTRLNAVAAAVEGQVADSNTNVVC encoded by the coding sequence ATGTCCCACGAGCCCCTGGAAGCCCTGCGCAGCGCCGGCACGCCCGTCGACCTGCTGTCCGCATCCGAGCGCGAGGTCTTCGCGTCCCTCAGCCCGGACGAGGTGTCCGTCCTCGGCTCGATCCAGACCCGGCTCAACGCCGTGGCGGCCGCAGTCGAGGGCCAGGTGGCGGACTCGAACACCAACGTCGTCTGCTGA
- a CDS encoding aroma-sacti cluster domain-containing protein: MSFDALQALREAGHPVDLLAVEQRSVLSGLSELEVRVLNSVKGRLEAVAGEVEGQDLKLL, encoded by the coding sequence ATGAGCTTCGATGCATTGCAGGCCCTGCGCGAGGCCGGCCATCCAGTGGACCTGCTGGCGGTCGAGCAGCGCTCCGTGCTCTCCGGGCTGAGCGAACTGGAGGTCCGGGTTCTCAACTCGGTCAAGGGGCGCCTGGAGGCCGTCGCCGGAGAGGTGGAGGGTCAGGACCTCAAGCTCCTGTGA
- a CDS encoding AAA family ATPase: protein MSAPTRCGSCRAAPPEGARFCPECGEPLTGGVPAAESRRIVTAVFVDLVSSTVLAESLDPEALRRTMDQYYRACTTAVTERGGVVEKFIGDAVMAVFGAFVSHEDDALHAVQAACAVRDALAGVNAGLERDLGVRIDIHCGIASGEAVVARAAGGSARVVGDVVHTAARLQSHAQAHEILIGDETARLVGNWVGMEAMAPLRLKGKRELVAAWRVTGLLDDTGQEDRVPLVGREAELHRLVAELSSARRDRRCRLVTLTGPTGIGKSRLVREFLAAPSAASAVVLRATCQPYGAGLAHRPMAEAVRSLPGGWEEAAGVLDALHSSAGRAVTALAVALGIKEENGLPVSVDEIAWAFRCLLEALGRRTPVILVLEEFHWAEPTLLDMIGETADGVSDAEVLIVCVARPETREAPDDPGEALGGALALRLDALTREQTAELVGRLADRSEVTAQEAVCSDDMLAWVVRECDGNPLFAELLLEALADNRSAVQGLPTTIRVLLTAWLDRLPTTDREVLERAASVGGSFTVDDVRALSADSSSLTADVLDSSVRRLLRSRAIQPAQPSGTYRFTRMLARDTLYEMTSKARRTTWHTVLADRIETGRAGSGAESDLAHHLESAFRLLTEVRPGDLGLPALTARASRALVAAGYQALHRRDLPAAVSLMERGRKLTPEGDPEHRVLAVRITDAYAALGRWDLARQAVDEAERRSGRDLPTRHTCGILRQTIALRSDPPADSADPAGPTDRPGPQDDLSWCRLHQLSSLRSFAEGRIGAAESAMREALARARELGDAYEENRLLTSICELTQWSPTPLTQAIALCEDLARRFDTDRSLLVPILLTRARHLALSGRLDEARDDVERARRYATDLALVLGDVAADQTAALIESLSGTHQAAARYYTAAADRLGDLGQTTTAATLRVYAAREWFRARDDRFAAALGQTAEAALETRAQAVRHALLAQVSARTGAFEDAVAAVDRAAAALDGTDDPCLIGDVWFEAARVLRAAGAAARARVAAQRALASLLAKEAVLPAEAVRVWLTEWDEPTDLTDPTDRGEHL, encoded by the coding sequence GTGAGCGCGCCGACGCGTTGCGGCAGTTGCCGCGCGGCGCCGCCGGAGGGCGCGCGCTTCTGCCCGGAGTGCGGCGAGCCGCTGACCGGTGGGGTGCCCGCCGCGGAGAGCAGAAGAATCGTTACTGCTGTCTTCGTCGACCTGGTCAGCTCCACCGTGCTCGCCGAGTCGCTCGATCCCGAGGCCCTGCGCCGGACCATGGACCAGTACTACCGCGCCTGCACGACAGCCGTCACCGAACGCGGTGGCGTCGTCGAGAAGTTCATCGGTGACGCGGTGATGGCCGTCTTCGGGGCGTTCGTCAGCCACGAGGACGACGCCCTGCACGCCGTGCAAGCGGCATGCGCGGTACGGGACGCGCTGGCCGGCGTCAACGCCGGCCTGGAGCGCGACCTCGGGGTGCGGATCGACATCCACTGCGGGATCGCCTCGGGCGAGGCCGTGGTGGCCCGGGCCGCCGGCGGAAGCGCCCGCGTGGTGGGCGACGTCGTCCACACCGCCGCCCGCCTCCAGTCCCACGCCCAGGCGCACGAGATCCTCATCGGCGACGAGACCGCGCGGCTGGTGGGGAACTGGGTGGGCATGGAGGCCATGGCGCCGCTGCGGTTGAAGGGCAAGCGCGAACTCGTCGCCGCCTGGCGCGTCACGGGGCTCCTCGACGACACCGGCCAGGAGGACAGGGTCCCGCTGGTCGGCCGCGAGGCTGAACTCCACCGGCTGGTGGCGGAACTGTCCTCGGCACGCCGCGACCGCCGCTGTCGCCTCGTCACCCTGACCGGCCCCACCGGCATTGGGAAGTCGCGCCTGGTCCGAGAGTTCCTCGCCGCGCCCTCGGCCGCATCCGCCGTGGTGCTGCGCGCCACCTGCCAGCCGTACGGCGCCGGGCTCGCCCACCGGCCGATGGCCGAGGCCGTACGGTCCCTGCCTGGTGGCTGGGAGGAGGCGGCGGGCGTTCTCGACGCCCTGCACTCCAGTGCCGGGCGTGCCGTCACCGCGCTCGCCGTGGCGTTGGGCATCAAGGAGGAGAACGGGCTCCCGGTGAGCGTCGACGAGATCGCGTGGGCGTTCCGCTGCCTGCTGGAGGCCCTGGGCCGCCGTACTCCCGTGATCCTGGTGCTGGAGGAATTCCACTGGGCCGAGCCGACCCTGCTCGACATGATCGGGGAGACGGCCGACGGGGTGTCCGACGCCGAGGTACTGATCGTCTGCGTGGCCCGGCCCGAGACCAGGGAGGCGCCCGACGACCCCGGCGAGGCGCTTGGCGGCGCCCTCGCACTGCGGCTCGACGCACTGACCCGCGAGCAGACCGCGGAGCTCGTCGGACGGCTGGCGGATCGCTCCGAGGTCACCGCCCAGGAGGCTGTGTGCAGCGACGACATGCTGGCCTGGGTTGTCCGGGAGTGCGACGGCAACCCCCTGTTCGCCGAGTTGCTGCTGGAGGCTCTGGCCGACAACAGGTCTGCCGTGCAAGGGCTGCCCACCACGATCAGGGTGCTGCTGACCGCCTGGCTCGACCGGTTGCCGACCACCGACCGCGAGGTGCTGGAACGCGCCGCGAGCGTGGGCGGATCGTTCACCGTCGACGACGTCCGGGCGCTGTCCGCCGACTCGTCCTCCCTGACGGCCGACGTCCTGGACAGTTCGGTGCGCCGCCTGCTGCGGTCGCGGGCGATCCAGCCCGCCCAGCCGTCCGGTACGTACCGCTTCACCCGTATGCTCGCGCGGGACACGCTCTACGAGATGACCTCCAAGGCCAGGCGCACCACCTGGCACACCGTGCTCGCGGACCGGATCGAGACCGGACGCGCCGGCTCCGGGGCCGAGTCGGACCTCGCCCACCATCTGGAGTCGGCGTTCCGGCTGCTCACCGAGGTCCGGCCGGGCGACCTCGGGTTGCCCGCCCTGACGGCGCGCGCGTCCCGAGCCCTGGTGGCGGCGGGCTACCAGGCTCTGCACCGCCGCGACCTGCCCGCCGCGGTGTCGCTGATGGAACGTGGGCGCAAGCTGACCCCGGAGGGCGACCCCGAGCACCGCGTCCTCGCCGTCCGCATCACCGACGCGTACGCGGCACTGGGCCGGTGGGACCTCGCCCGGCAGGCCGTCGACGAAGCCGAGCGCAGGAGCGGCCGGGACCTGCCGACCCGGCACACCTGCGGCATCCTCCGGCAGACGATCGCCCTGCGCTCGGACCCCCCGGCGGATTCCGCCGATCCCGCCGGTCCCACCGACCGGCCGGGGCCGCAGGACGACCTGAGCTGGTGTCGGCTCCACCAGCTGTCCTCCCTGCGCAGCTTCGCCGAGGGACGGATCGGTGCCGCCGAGTCCGCCATGCGCGAGGCCTTGGCCAGGGCTCGCGAACTCGGCGACGCCTATGAGGAGAACCGGCTGCTGACGTCGATCTGCGAGCTGACGCAGTGGTCGCCGACCCCGCTCACCCAGGCCATCGCCCTGTGCGAGGACCTGGCACGGCGGTTCGACACCGACCGCTCCCTGCTCGTCCCGATCCTGCTCACCCGGGCGCGGCACCTGGCCCTGTCGGGACGGCTCGACGAGGCCCGCGACGACGTGGAGCGGGCCCGGCGCTATGCCACGGACCTGGCTCTGGTCCTCGGCGATGTCGCCGCCGACCAGACCGCAGCCCTCATCGAGTCGCTGAGCGGTACCCACCAGGCCGCCGCGCGGTACTACACGGCGGCGGCCGACAGACTGGGCGATCTCGGCCAGACCACGACGGCGGCCACACTGCGGGTGTACGCGGCTCGCGAGTGGTTCCGCGCCAGGGACGACCGCTTCGCCGCGGCACTGGGCCAGACAGCGGAGGCAGCGCTGGAGACCCGCGCGCAGGCCGTGCGCCACGCCCTGCTGGCGCAGGTGAGCGCTCGCACGGGCGCGTTCGAGGACGCGGTCGCGGCCGTGGACCGGGCCGCCGCCGCGCTGGACGGCACCGATGATCCCTGCCTGATCGGCGACGTGTGGTTCGAGGCCGCCCGGGTTCTGCGCGCCGCGGGCGCCGCGGCACGGGCCAGGGTCGCGGCGCAACGGGCGCTGGCGTCCCTGTTGGCGAAGGAGGCGGTCCTGCCGGCCGAGGCGGTTCGCGTGTGGCTGACCGAGTGGGACGAGCCGACCGACCTGACCGACCCGACCGACCGAGGGGAGCACCTATGA
- a CDS encoding S8 family serine peptidase, with protein MTDPPWRRPATIYTPGVPAWGAMTSTQTLEEFAAIPMHGVSPDWAWGGSDGSGVRVCVVDSGVQGDHPLVGGVDRSMTTVTNGSGGMDVVECAPADRAGHGTACAGVIRSLAPQASVSSVQVLTDGKYGSGAALIAGLSWAIDEGFDVINLSLATTRPDLSAELRELVDRAYFRRCTLVVSAHNRPVLSYPWSFSSVISVASHDEDDPLTYYYNPSPPVEFHARGVRVPVAWPGGGVIRSTGNSFAAPHISGLCALVLGKHPWLTPFQLKTVLFLCAGNVVGRLGGAHDTPR; from the coding sequence ATGACCGACCCGCCCTGGAGACGGCCTGCGACGATCTACACGCCGGGTGTGCCGGCCTGGGGCGCGATGACCAGCACGCAGACCCTGGAGGAGTTCGCGGCGATCCCGATGCACGGGGTCTCGCCCGATTGGGCCTGGGGCGGCTCGGACGGCTCGGGCGTGCGGGTCTGCGTGGTGGACAGCGGGGTGCAGGGCGACCACCCGCTGGTGGGCGGAGTGGACCGGTCGATGACCACCGTCACGAACGGAAGCGGTGGCATGGACGTCGTCGAGTGCGCTCCCGCAGACCGGGCCGGTCACGGTACGGCCTGCGCCGGCGTCATCCGCTCCCTCGCCCCGCAGGCGTCCGTGTCGTCGGTGCAGGTGCTGACCGACGGCAAGTACGGCAGCGGCGCGGCCCTGATCGCCGGGCTGTCCTGGGCGATCGATGAGGGCTTCGACGTGATCAATCTCAGCTTGGCGACAACCCGGCCCGACCTGTCAGCGGAGCTGCGCGAACTGGTCGACCGGGCGTACTTCCGCCGGTGCACCCTCGTCGTCTCCGCGCACAACCGGCCCGTCCTCAGCTATCCGTGGTCCTTCTCGTCGGTGATCTCGGTCGCCAGCCATGACGAGGACGACCCGCTGACCTACTACTACAACCCGTCCCCACCGGTGGAGTTCCATGCCCGCGGCGTCCGCGTCCCGGTCGCCTGGCCCGGTGGCGGCGTGATCCGCTCGACCGGCAACAGCTTCGCCGCGCCTCATATCTCGGGCCTGTGCGCGCTGGTGCTGGGCAAGCACCCCTGGCTCACCCCGTTCCAGTTGAAGACGGTTCTGTTCCTGTGCGCCGGCAACGTGGTCGGCCGACTAGGAGGTGCTCATGACACTCCCCGGTGA
- a CDS encoding GAF domain-containing protein, which yields MTLPGDLTTSAERRLLQSVVRVARHAFGAAASSIFLIDPETLELVFEAVAGEGDGQLVGSRFPAGTGIAGWVADSGQSMLIDDLRQSQHFSGEAAASTGYVPDSIMAAPLFSDDACIGVLEVLDRGAHGVREMADVELLDLLADQAAIGLELLTRLRATAPNHRSDKALQLLAMAESLLENARG from the coding sequence ATGACACTCCCCGGTGACCTCACGACGTCCGCTGAGCGGCGCCTGCTGCAATCCGTCGTGCGGGTCGCACGGCACGCCTTCGGGGCGGCCGCCTCGTCCATCTTCCTCATCGACCCCGAGACCCTGGAGCTGGTCTTCGAGGCGGTGGCCGGCGAGGGGGACGGCCAGCTCGTCGGCTCCCGCTTCCCCGCCGGGACCGGCATCGCCGGATGGGTGGCGGACTCGGGGCAGTCGATGCTCATCGACGACCTGCGCCAGTCGCAGCACTTCTCCGGAGAGGCGGCCGCGTCCACCGGCTACGTACCCGACAGCATCATGGCGGCGCCACTGTTCAGCGACGACGCGTGCATCGGCGTCCTGGAGGTGCTGGACCGCGGCGCCCACGGCGTACGGGAGATGGCCGATGTCGAGTTGCTCGACCTGCTTGCCGACCAGGCCGCCATCGGCCTGGAGCTGCTGACGCGGCTGCGCGCCACGGCGCCCAACCACCGCTCCGACAAGGCTCTGCAACTGCTCGCGATGGCGGAGTCGCTGCTGGAGAACGCCCGTGGCTGA
- the exaC gene encoding acetaldehyde dehydrogenase ExaC produces the protein MTRYANPGTEGAIMSYAPRYDHWIGGEYVPPAQGRYFENPTPVTGQSFTEIARGTAEDVELALDAAHAAAPAWGRTSATDRANVLNRIADRMEQHAEQLAVAESWENGKPVRETLAADIPLAIDHFRYFAGAIRSQEGSLAEIDDDTVAYHFHEPLGVVAQIIPWNFPILMATWKLAPALAAGNAVVLKPAEQTPASIHYWMSLIADLLPPGVLNIVNGFGVEAGKPLASSPRVAKIAFTGETTTGRLIMQYASQNLKPVTLELGGKSPNIFFDDVSAAEDDFYDKALEGFTMFALNQGEVCTCPSRALVARGHYREFLDAAVARTEKIVQGHPLDTATMIGAQASNDQLEKILSYLDIGQKEGAKILTGGERADMGGEMAGGYYVRPTIFEGDNSMRVFQEEIFGPVVAVTSFDGFDDAIRIANDTLYGLGAGVWTRDTNTAYRAGRAIQAGRVWTNCYHAYPAHAAFGGYKGSGIGRETHKMMLDHYQQTKNLLVSYSPKKLGFF, from the coding sequence ATGACCCGTTACGCCAACCCCGGCACCGAGGGCGCGATCATGTCGTACGCGCCGCGCTACGACCACTGGATCGGCGGGGAGTACGTCCCGCCCGCCCAGGGCCGCTACTTCGAGAACCCGACTCCCGTCACCGGCCAGAGCTTCACCGAGATCGCCCGCGGCACCGCCGAGGACGTCGAGCTCGCCCTGGACGCCGCCCACGCCGCCGCACCCGCATGGGGCCGCACCTCGGCCACCGACCGGGCGAACGTCCTCAACCGGATCGCCGACCGCATGGAGCAGCACGCCGAGCAACTGGCGGTCGCCGAGAGCTGGGAGAACGGCAAGCCGGTCCGCGAGACCCTGGCCGCCGACATCCCGCTGGCCATCGACCACTTCCGCTACTTCGCCGGAGCGATCCGCTCCCAGGAGGGCAGCCTCGCCGAGATCGACGACGACACCGTCGCCTACCACTTCCACGAGCCGCTGGGCGTGGTCGCCCAGATCATCCCGTGGAACTTCCCGATCCTCATGGCCACCTGGAAGCTCGCCCCCGCACTCGCCGCGGGCAACGCGGTCGTCCTCAAGCCCGCAGAACAGACCCCCGCCTCCATCCACTACTGGATGAGCCTGATCGCCGACCTGCTGCCCCCGGGCGTCCTTAACATCGTCAACGGCTTCGGAGTCGAGGCCGGCAAGCCGCTCGCCAGCAGCCCGCGCGTCGCGAAGATCGCCTTCACCGGCGAGACCACCACCGGGCGCCTCATCATGCAGTACGCCAGCCAGAACCTGAAGCCTGTCACCCTGGAGCTCGGCGGCAAGAGCCCCAACATCTTCTTCGACGACGTCTCCGCGGCCGAGGACGACTTCTACGACAAGGCACTTGAGGGCTTCACCATGTTCGCCCTCAACCAGGGCGAGGTCTGCACCTGCCCCTCCCGCGCGCTCGTCGCCCGCGGCCACTACCGCGAGTTCCTGGACGCCGCCGTCGCCCGCACCGAGAAGATCGTCCAGGGGCACCCCCTGGACACCGCCACCATGATCGGCGCCCAGGCGTCCAACGACCAGCTGGAGAAGATCCTCTCCTACCTCGACATCGGCCAGAAGGAAGGCGCCAAGATCCTCACCGGAGGCGAACGCGCCGACATGGGAGGTGAAATGGCCGGCGGCTACTACGTCCGCCCCACCATCTTCGAGGGCGACAACAGCATGCGCGTCTTCCAGGAGGAGATCTTCGGCCCGGTCGTCGCCGTCACCTCCTTCGACGGCTTCGACGACGCCATCCGGATCGCCAACGACACCCTCTACGGCCTCGGCGCCGGCGTATGGACCCGCGACACCAACACCGCGTACCGCGCCGGCCGCGCCATCCAGGCCGGACGGGTGTGGACCAACTGCTACCACGCCTACCCGGCGCACGCCGCCTTCGGCGGCTACAAGGGCTCCGGGATCGGCCGCGAGACCCACAAGATGATGCTCGACCACTACCAGCAGACGAAAAACCTTTTGGTGTCCTACTCCCCGAAGAAGCTCGGCTTTTTCTAG